Genomic segment of Myxococcus stipitatus:
GGCTCGCGACGCGACGCTGGCGCTGCTGGAGGACGCGAACGCGCCCCTGCCGCTCCAGGAGGCCCGCCAGAGTCCGGGCGTGGTGCGGCAGCACTTCTACGACGTCGTTCGGGCGTCACCATCGAAGGAGCGCGCGCTGGCGCTGATGCCGCTGGCGCGCGAGCTGGACCGCATCCAGGGCGGCTCCTCGCTGGGCGACTACGTGACGCGCGTGGCGTCGCGGGACTTCGCGCGCCGGGGACAGCTGGCGAAGGGCTACGCGGAGCTGGTGCGCAAGCGCACCACCGCGCCCGAGTCCCTGGTGGAGTCGGTGCGGGCTTCTGGCGAGGACGACCTCTTCGTGGGCCTGGCGCTGCACAACAAGGCCGCGCTGCGCTACCTGCCGGACCTCCTGGCCCGAGGCCAGCGCGACCAGGACTCCTGGCTCAACCTCTTCCTGGAGCGCGAGCAGGCCCGCAAGGAGATGGCGGACGGCGAGTGGTGGAAGGCCGAGCAGCGGCTGTTCAACGCGCTCCAGCGCTGCCGCGAGGGCGCGTTCTCCGCGCGCTGCGTGGAGCTGGAGGTCCGGCTGGGCATCCTCTACGGCGACCTGCGGCGGCTGACGGAGGCCGAGCAGCACGTGCGCACCGCGTGGTCCTGGGCGCGGCAGCTCCATGAGTGGGAGCTGGAGCTCACCTCGCTGGAGGTGCTCGTCCACATCTCCCGCGACCGCAGCGACTTCTCCAGCGCGCTGGCCTACGTGGAGGAGTGGTCCGCGCGCGGAGGCCGCTCGCCCAACTGCTACTGGCCCCACATCAACCAGGCCCACACGTACTACCTGGCCCTGCGCCCGGAGGCCGCGAGGGCCTCGCTGGACGCCGCCGCCGCGTGTCCCGAGGCGACGCTGGACCTGATGTATGGCGCCACGTTCGCGGAGCTGTCCCGCGCCACGCTGGACCCGAAGGACGTGGAGCGGCTGCGCCACGCGCTGGACGTCGCGCGCGCCACCAACCCCATGCCCGGTGACGCCGTCTACGCGCGCTACATCGAGGGCCGCTTCGCGCTGGACCGGGAGCACGCGCGGGGCGTGGCGCTGCTCACGCAGGCCATCGAGGACGCGCGCAAGCTGCCCTCCTCCGACACGCTGGCGCGAGAGGCGTGGACACTGAGCTACTCCTCGCTCGTCACCGACGCGGGGCGCACGGGCGACTTCGCGCGGGTGCTGGAGCTGATGGCGGGGCAGCTGGGCACGCAGGTTCCCAGGACGTGCGCGCTGGCCGCCGCCGTGCACAACGAGCGCTCCGTCGCCGTGGCGCGTGGCCCGGGCGGCGAGCTGGTGGGGGACTACCAGGGAGACCGCAAGGCGCCCTTCGCCGACAGCCCCAGCACGCAGCTGGTTCCCGAGCCCGTGCGTCGCGCGCTCAAGGGCTGTCCCCAGGTCGAGGTGCTCGCGTGGGCGCCTGTCTTCGGCCGCACGGACCTGCTGCCCTCGGACCTGCCGTGGAGCTTCCGCATGGGGAAGGCGGCGGCGCCCTCGGTGGGAGGGGCTTCGTCACGCCGGCTGGTGGTCTCCAGCGTGGAGGCGCCCGCGCTCCTGCAGCTGCCCCGGCTGCCCACGTGGACGCCGCCTCCGGATGAGCCGGAGCCCGCGGCGCTGGAGCTCCTGACGGGCTCGGATGCCACGCCCTCGCGCGTGCTCTCCAGCATGTCGGACGCGACGGAAATCGAGATTCACGCGCACGGCATCAGCGACCCCGTCCTCTCCGACGCGTCGCTGGTGGTGCTGTCTCCGGAGGGGAACGGGCGCTATGCGCTGACGGCCGACATCGTCCGGAGGCAGAAGCTCGCGGGCTCGCCGCTGGTGTTCCTGGCGGCCTGCAGCGCGGGGCGGCTGGCGTCCACCACCACGCACGAGCCCTTCAGCCTGCCGGCCGCCTTCATCGAGGCGGGCGCTCGCGCGGTACTCGCGTCCACCGTGGACATCCCCGATGCGGCGGGGCGCTTCTTCGAAGGGGTGCGCCAGCGCATCCGAGGCGGCGCCGCGCCCGCGGTGGCCCTGCGGGACGAGCGCAACAAGTGGCTGGCGCGGGATGCTCGCAACAGCTGGACGCACCACGTGCTGCTGGTGGAGACGTCCGACTGACGTCAGTGGGGCGTGGGCAGGTACGTGTTCCCCTGCGGCACGAGGAAGTGGTGGAAGGTGACGGACGCGCTCACGTCGAGCGCGCGCACCCAGTGCCACCAGCCCACCGGGATGAAGACGAGCTCGCCGGGCTCCAGCACCGCCTCCACCACGTGCGCCTCCGAATACAGCGGGAAGCGGTCCGCGTCCGGGCGCGCCGCGTCCACGTGGCTGAAGGTGCCGTAGCGCGGGTACATCAGGTGGCGCTGGAAGGACGGGATGAGCTTGATGTGCTTGCGCCCCATCACCTGCGCCAGGAGCACGTTCATGTTGTCGTGGTGCAGCGGGGTGACGGTGCCCGCGGGGCCCAGCAGCAGCGTCATCATGTCCGGCCGCAGCTGCGCGTCGATGATGTCGCGCGGCGCCCGCACGTCGTCCCGCAGCGGCTTGAGGCCGTCGCGCTGCCAGTTCTCGTTGCGCGGCACCATGTAGTAGTCGTTCGTCTCGCCGCCCGTCGCCACCCGGTGCACGTAGTCGCGAAATCGCATCGTCTCGCGGTGCTTCTCCGGTTCCGGCGCGTGGTCCGGGTTCGAGTCCCGCCGGGTCATCACCTCCACCTCCGCGTCCCCCGAGCGCTCGGCCAGGTAGGGCAGCGTCCACCGTCCCAGCGCCGGCCAATCCTTCATCAACCCCGTCAGGACCACGGGCCGATGGCCGAAGTAGTAGCGAGAGAAGAACTCCTCACCCGACAGGTTCTCTCGCCGCTCCAGCGCCGTGTGTCGTCCTGATTGCCGATGCAGCGAGCTGTAGACGTCCATCACGGATTCCATCCACCCGTAGCGCCGCCCCACGCGCTGGCATGCCTGGAAGAAAGGATGCGCCTCCACCCGAGCGACCTCCTCCTTCGCCACCTCCTCGCCCACGCCCGCGCCGACCAACGCCTGGCAGGCTTCTTCCCGAGTCACGCCCAGCGCCAGGTTCTCCACCAGCCAGACCTGCCACTCCAAAGCCAATCGGGATGTTTCCGCGCTCATTTAGAAATCCTTGGATTCCAAGACCCAATCCACCCCCCTGCCTCTCACGGATTGGCAGCGGAGCATGGTAAGGACGATGACAGTTCCAACGTTTCATCCACCAGCAACTTGTCCGTGCTGCCTGTATCTCAGCACGAGGAGCGAGCGCATGACGCCGGGTTCAACGCCGTCCCTGAGTGCCAATGCCGTCGAGTCGAGCGCGGCGGACGCCCACGTGAAGAACAACTACGTGGACTGCGCCACCAACGTGGGTGTGCAGCGGGCGCGCAAGCCGCTGCCCATGCCCTCCACGCCCGCACTGTCCACGGCCCCGCAGGCGCGCTAGGCCGCCCCGGGTTGTGACAGCGGGGCCGTTTGGCCCCACCGTGGAGATCCATGCCCGGACGGGAACGACCCCCCTTCCGGGCATCTGCTTGTCTGTGTCCTTGCACTTTTTTCTCAAGGAACAGGGGGCTTCACGTCTTTGACAGGGAAACCCGCCAAGCGAGCATGTAGGACAAAATGGCCAACCTCTTCAACCGAGAGCGGAGGCGCTTCGAGGCGTTCATCCGGCAGCACCGGCCCAGCTTGCTGGGGCTGGCGCGCCGGTTGTCCGTGCGCTCCAGCTTGGAGGCGGAGGACCTGGTCCAGGAGACCTTCGAGCGGGCGATGCAGGAGTTCGAGTCGCTGAAGGACCGGACGGACGCGGCGGCGGCGGCGTGGCTGTGTACGACGATGACGAACCGCTTCCTGGACTACTGCCGCCGCCAGCGGACGGAAGTCCGTGGAATGCCTCACCTCGCCCTGGTGCAGGAGGGGGTGGCTCAGGCGGAGTCCCAGGAGAACTGGGAGCTGGTCAGCACCGAGGAGTTCCAGAAGGCGGTGGAGCGGCTCAAGCCGCACCTGAGAGATGCCTACCGGCTGCACGCCGAGGGCAGGCGCTACAACGCCATCGCCGAGCATTTCAACGTTCCCGTGGGCACGGTGGGCAGTTGGCTCACCCTGGCGCGCAGGGACCTGAAGGACTTGCTGCTGCCACAAGTTGCGGTGGCCCGCGAGCGAGGGGCAACGAGCTCATGACGACGCCATGCACCAACAACCGATTGCACCTCTTCATCGACGGAGAGCTGTCCGCGGCCGACGCGGATGCCTTCCGACAGCACCTGACGCGGTGCGCCGAGTGTGAGGCGGGGTTGAGGGATTTGCTGCAGCTGGAGTTCCTGGCGGCGCGTGCCCTGGGGACGGCGGAGGTGGCGGTGGAGCCGGAGGGCCTCCCGGCGCCGGTGATGGGGGCGAAGGTGGTGTCCCTGGCGGGCAGGTTCCGGAAGGTGGCCCGCACGGTGGTGCCGGTGGCGTTGGCGGCGGGACTGGCGGCGGTGGGGGTGTTCCGGCTCCAGGCGCCGTCGGAGGTTCCGGGCGAGGTGTGGCTGGCCAGCGCGGACACGCGGACCTTCGAGGCGCGGCTGAGCCACCCGAAGGCGGACCGCTTCCTGCCCTACAGCCCGATGCGTGGCACCAGCCACACCACGGAGCTGCTGCCGCTGCGGCCGCTGGCGGAGCTGGCCGAGCGTCACGACTACCGGGGCATCGCGGCGGCGTATGCGCTGCGAGGGGACTGGCAGCAGGCCGAGGCGTTCCTGGGACAGGAGCCCGAGTCGGCCGACAAGGCGAATGACCTGGCGGTGGTGGCGCTGAGCCGGCAGCGGTACGAGGAGGCGCTGGGCCTGCTGACGAGCGCGCTGCGCCAGAATCCCAATCACTCGCAGGCGCTGTGGAACCGGGCGCTGGTGCTGCGTGAGAGGGATTTGCTGGACCGCGCGGCGGCGTCCTTCGACACCGTGGCCTCGCTGGGCGAGGAGGGGTGGAGCGGGGAGGCGCGCCGGATGGCGGCGGAGCTGCGCACGCAGCTGGCGGAGGAGCGGGTGCGGTGGCGGCGGCAGGTGTCCGATGCGTGGCTGACGCTGACGGATGGCTCGGCGGTCGACGTGAAGCAGCTGGTGCAGCGGCCGGTGGTGGCTCGCGCCGCGCTGTATGAGGCGGTCCGCACGCTGACGTCGAAGGAGCGCGTGGAGGCGCTGCTGCCGCTGGCTCGGGAGCTGGATGCGCTGGGTGGGGGCTCGGTGCTCCAGGACTACGTGCGGCAGGTCGCGACGCGGGACTTCACGGCGCGGGCTCCCCTGGCGCAGGGGTACGCGGGGCTCCTGCGCGACAGCGACTCGAAGAAGGACGCCACGGCGCTGCTGGACTCGCTGCGCCGCTCGGGGGAGCGGGACATCTACTTCGGCGCGCTGGTGCAGACGGGCTTCGCGGCGATGGATGGCGCGGCGATGAGCGCGCTGCGAGGCTTCGCCGAGGGCACGCCGGACCCGTGGCTGCACCTGCTGGCCGAGCGCGAGGGCATCCGCCGCGAGCTGGCCGCGGGCCGCACCGCGGACGCGGAGAAGCAGCTGATGGACGCGATGCTGACGTGCAACGGCCTGGGCAACATCGTGCCGTGCATGGAGCTGAACTGAGCCGGACTCCGGCGCGGTGAAGTGCCGAGGGGGTCGGTCCGCGAGGACTGGCCCCTTCGTCGTTCCAGGCTGTTGCCCATCGTGCGAAGCGGGAGCGAGGCGCGCACGGGCGCGTGCGTGCGTGGCAGGCTTGCTCGCATGACCGCCCCTTCGCCCCGCAACATGCGCGACTACGCGGCCACCCATCGCGACTTCCGGTGGGAGCGGCCCGAGCACTTCAACTTCTCCGTGGACGTGGTGGACCGGCACGCGAGGGAGCGGCCGGAGTCCCTGGCGCTCCTGTGGTCCGACGAGTCCGGACGCTCGCAGCGCTTCACGTGGCAGGGCGTGCGGCAGCGCTCGGTGCACGCGGCGCAGTTCCTGGCGGGGCTGGGGCTGAAGAAGGGGGACCGGGTCTTCATCATGATGCCCCGGATTCCCGAGTGGTGGTTCCTGGTGCTGGGCTGCATCCGCGCGGGCATCGTGTTCATGCCCGGCACGCCCATGCTCACCGTCAAGGACATCCGCTACCGGCTGGTGGCGGCGGATGCGAACGCGGTCATCGCGGACGTGAGCTGCCTGGACCACTTCGAGGGCCTCGCCGGCACGGGCCGCGTGGAGACGTGGGTCGCGGTGGGGGAGGGCGCTCCGGCGCCGTGGGTCCGCTACCAGGCGGGAACGATGGGCACGGCCGCGCACGGGGAGACGTTCGCCCCGACGCGCGCGGAGGACCCGCTGCTCATCTACTTCACGTCCGGCACCACGGGCATGCCGAAGATGGTGCTGCACACGCACGCCAGCTACGGCATGGGGCACGTCATCACCGGCAAGTACTGGCTGGACCTGACGCCGGAGGACCGGCACCTGACGTTGAGCGACACGGGCTGGGCCAAGTGCGCGTGGGGCAAGCTCTTCGGCCCGTGGAGTCAGGGCGCGTGCAACGTCGTCTATGACTTCCGAGGGCGCTTCG
This window contains:
- a CDS encoding zf-HC2 domain-containing protein, with the translated sequence MTTPCTNNRLHLFIDGELSAADADAFRQHLTRCAECEAGLRDLLQLEFLAARALGTAEVAVEPEGLPAPVMGAKVVSLAGRFRKVARTVVPVALAAGLAAVGVFRLQAPSEVPGEVWLASADTRTFEARLSHPKADRFLPYSPMRGTSHTTELLPLRPLAELAERHDYRGIAAAYALRGDWQQAEAFLGQEPESADKANDLAVVALSRQRYEEALGLLTSALRQNPNHSQALWNRALVLRERDLLDRAAASFDTVASLGEEGWSGEARRMAAELRTQLAEERVRWRRQVSDAWLTLTDGSAVDVKQLVQRPVVARAALYEAVRTLTSKERVEALLPLARELDALGGGSVLQDYVRQVATRDFTARAPLAQGYAGLLRDSDSKKDATALLDSLRRSGERDIYFGALVQTGFAAMDGAAMSALRGFAEGTPDPWLHLLAEREGIRRELAAGRTADAEKQLMDAMLTCNGLGNIVPCMELN
- a CDS encoding CHAT domain-containing protein; its protein translation is MLKSAYDKAWALALVAPVLVVTFLLARTPSGGGGVEPRFWAERRAVARIEARLTYPEADRYRPRVSAGGCLVPPEPIPLKELARLEADGNWAGIAAAYGLQGEWNQAGSFLARMSSSPDRDSDLAAVHLSRGAHEQALQLLDGVLASNPRHAQALWNRALVLRDMGLTMKAAETFEKVAALGEQGWSREARAHAVTLREETMERARKWRGARDATLALLEDANAPLPLQEARQSPGVVRQHFYDVVRASPSKERALALMPLARELDRIQGGSSLGDYVTRVASRDFARRGQLAKGYAELVRKRTTAPESLVESVRASGEDDLFVGLALHNKAALRYLPDLLARGQRDQDSWLNLFLEREQARKEMADGEWWKAEQRLFNALQRCREGAFSARCVELEVRLGILYGDLRRLTEAEQHVRTAWSWARQLHEWELELTSLEVLVHISRDRSDFSSALAYVEEWSARGGRSPNCYWPHINQAHTYYLALRPEAARASLDAAAACPEATLDLMYGATFAELSRATLDPKDVERLRHALDVARATNPMPGDAVYARYIEGRFALDREHARGVALLTQAIEDARKLPSSDTLAREAWTLSYSSLVTDAGRTGDFARVLELMAGQLGTQVPRTCALAAAVHNERSVAVARGPGGELVGDYQGDRKAPFADSPSTQLVPEPVRRALKGCPQVEVLAWAPVFGRTDLLPSDLPWSFRMGKAAAPSVGGASSRRLVVSSVEAPALLQLPRLPTWTPPPDEPEPAALELLTGSDATPSRVLSSMSDATEIEIHAHGISDPVLSDASLVVLSPEGNGRYALTADIVRRQKLAGSPLVFLAACSAGRLASTTTHEPFSLPAAFIEAGARAVLASTVDIPDAAGRFFEGVRQRIRGGAAPAVALRDERNKWLARDARNSWTHHVLLVETSD
- a CDS encoding RNA polymerase sigma factor, which encodes MANLFNRERRRFEAFIRQHRPSLLGLARRLSVRSSLEAEDLVQETFERAMQEFESLKDRTDAAAAAWLCTTMTNRFLDYCRRQRTEVRGMPHLALVQEGVAQAESQENWELVSTEEFQKAVERLKPHLRDAYRLHAEGRRYNAIAEHFNVPVGTVGSWLTLARRDLKDLLLPQVAVARERGATSS
- a CDS encoding cupin-like domain-containing protein, translated to MSAETSRLALEWQVWLVENLALGVTREEACQALVGAGVGEEVAKEEVARVEAHPFFQACQRVGRRYGWMESVMDVYSSLHRQSGRHTALERRENLSGEEFFSRYYFGHRPVVLTGLMKDWPALGRWTLPYLAERSGDAEVEVMTRRDSNPDHAPEPEKHRETMRFRDYVHRVATGGETNDYYMVPRNENWQRDGLKPLRDDVRAPRDIIDAQLRPDMMTLLLGPAGTVTPLHHDNMNVLLAQVMGRKHIKLIPSFQRHLMYPRYGTFSHVDAARPDADRFPLYSEAHVVEAVLEPGELVFIPVGWWHWVRALDVSASVTFHHFLVPQGNTYLPTPH